A portion of the Romeriopsis navalis LEGE 11480 genome contains these proteins:
- a CDS encoding DUF928 domain-containing protein gives MAAAAAINNRDTAPAAPYHIALQAQDPPDRDTPKAPQGTGSRGDCLAAVNRPPLQRIISGRGIEKTSLGHPMFWVYVPYTADDAPSAEFSLQDQENDLYRVTLQLPSKPGFVSIQLPPSVKPIAEGETYRWYLDINCADRQAADNATPTSITGVIQRIATPPGLTSALSRAITPSQRATAYAKQDLFLEALTELSGVTPKNQTVTGKIVPLALAQEAIIGPLTASSQSE, from the coding sequence GTGGCAGCCGCAGCCGCCATCAACAATCGTGATACCGCTCCGGCCGCCCCATATCACATCGCACTTCAAGCACAAGACCCGCCCGATCGCGACACACCGAAAGCCCCCCAAGGGACTGGCAGTCGCGGCGACTGTCTAGCTGCGGTCAATCGCCCCCCATTACAACGCATCATTAGTGGTCGGGGAATCGAGAAAACCAGTTTAGGGCATCCGATGTTTTGGGTTTATGTCCCCTATACGGCCGATGATGCGCCATCAGCCGAATTTTCGCTGCAAGACCAAGAAAACGATCTTTATCGGGTTACACTCCAGCTACCGAGCAAACCAGGCTTTGTCAGCATTCAACTACCGCCATCGGTCAAACCCATCGCCGAAGGCGAAACTTATCGGTGGTATCTGGATATTAATTGTGCTGATCGTCAAGCCGCAGACAATGCCACACCCACTTCAATCACTGGTGTGATCCAACGGATTGCCACACCGCCAGGATTAACCTCTGCCTTAAGTCGTGCAATAACACCGAGCCAACGCGCCACTGCCTATGCCAAGCAAGATTTATTCCTCGAAGCCTTAACCGAATTGTCCGGTGTCACCCCTAAAAACCAAACTGTAACCGGCAAAATTGTCCCTCTGGCATTAGCCCAAGAAGCAATTATCGGTCCACTTACAGCCAGTTCCCAATCAGAATGA